Genomic segment of Cronobacter dublinensis subsp. dublinensis LMG 23823:
CCCTGGGCGCTTCTTGGCGTGATCGGGGCCTTTTGTCTTGCCGTGGTGGCGCTACGCCGCGGCGAGAGCGTCAGCGCCTTGTGGATTGTGGTGGCGTCCGTCTCCGTCTACCTGGTCGCTTATCGCTACTACAGCTTTTACATCGCCAGCCGCGTGATGAAACTCGACCCGACGCGCGCGACGCCGGCGGTCATCAATAACGACGGCCTGAACTATGTGCCGACCAACCGCTACGTGTTGTTCGGCCACCACTTTGCCGCGATTGCAGGCGCGGGCCCGCTGGTCGGCCCGGTGCTGGCCGCGCAGATGGGCTATCTGCCCGGCACGCTGTGGCTGCTCGCAGGCGTGGTGCTGGCGGGCGCGGTGCAGGATTTCATGGTGCTGTTTATCTCCTCGCGCCGTAACGGCGCCTCGCTCGGCGAGATGATAAAAGAGGAGATGGGCCCGGTGCCGGGCACTATCGCGCTGTTTGGCTGCTTCCTCATCATGATTATTATCCTGGCGGTACTGGCGCTTATCGTTGTGAAAGCGCTGGCGGAGAGCCCGTGGGGCGTCTTTACCGTCTGCTCGACGGTGCCGATCGCGCTGTTCATGGGGATCTACATGCGCTTTTTGCGCCCCGGCCGCGTGGGCGAAGTGTCGGTGATTGGTGTGGTGCTGCTGGTGGCGTCCATCTGGTTTGGCGGCGTGATCGCAGCCGACCCGTACTGGGGCCCGGCGCTGACCTTTAAAGACACGACCATCACTTACGCGCTGGTGGGCTATGCGTTCGTCTCCGCCCTGCTGCCGGTGTGGCTGATTCTGGCCCCGCGCGACTATCTGGCAACCTTCCTGAAAATCGGTGTGATTGTTGGCCTCGCCATTGGCATTGTTATCCTGAACCCGGAACTGAAAATGCCTGCGGTTACGCAGTACATCGACGGCACCGGCCCGCTGTGGAAAGGTGCGCTGTTCCCGTTCCTGTTTATCACTATCGCCTGCGGCGCGGTTTCTGGTTTCCATGCGCTGATTGCTTCCGGCACCACGCCGAAACTGCTCGCGAACGAAACCGACGCGCGGTTTATTGGCTATGGCGCGATGCTGATGGAATCGTTCGTCGCCGTGATGGCGCTGGTGGCGGCGTCTATCATCGAACCAGGCCTCTATTTCGCGATGAACACCCCGCCCGCCGGACTGGGCATTACCATGCCGAACCTGCATGAGCTCGGCACCGGCAACGCGCCGCTGATCCTCGCGCAGCTTAAAGACGTCTCCGCGCACGCGGCGGCGACGGTGAGCGCCTGGGGCTTTGTGATAACGCCTGAGCAGATCATGCAGACCGCCAAAGATATCGGCGAGCCTTCGGTGCTCAACCGCGCAGGCGGCGCGCCGACGCTCGCGGTCGGTATCGCGCACGTGTTCCACAAAATTATGCCTGCGGCGGATATGGGCTTCTGGTATCACTTCGGCATTCTGTTTGAAGCGCTGTTTATCCTGACCGCGCTGGACGCCGGTACGCGCTCTGGCCGCTTTATGTTCCAGGATCTGGTGGGCAATTTCGTGCCGTTCCTGAAAAAAACCGATTCGCTGGTGGCGGGTATCGTCGGCACCGCAGGCTGCGTCGGACTGTGGGGCTATCTGCTCTATCAGGGCGTGGTGGACCCGCTTGGCGGCGTGAAGAGCCTGTGGCCGCTGTTCGGCATCTCTAACCAGATGCTGGCCGCCGTGGCGCTGGTGCTGGCGACCGTGGTGCTGGTGAAGATGAAGCGCACCCGTTATGTGTGGGTGACGGTCGTACCGGCGGTGTGGCTGCTTATCTGCACCACCTGGGCGCTCGGGATGAAGCTCTTTAGCGACAACCCGCAGATGGAAGGCTTCTTCTACATGGCGAACGCGTATAAAGCGCGGATCGCGGCGGGCGGCGCGGAGCTGACCGAGCAGCAAATAGCCAACATGCACCACATCGTCATCAACAATTACACCAACGCGGGTCTGAGTATTCTGTTCCTGGTGGTGGTGTACAGCATCATTTTCTACGGCGTGCGCACCGCGATGAAGGCGCGTCGCTCGACGCAGCCCGTCGCCAAAGAAACCCCGTATGTGCCGGTGCCGGAAGGCGGCGTGAAGACCACGTCACACCATTGATTGATGGAAATTCGGTTGGTAAACGGCGGGTGCGCAGGCTTAGGCTTACCCGCCGTACATAACAAATGCATCGGTTGAATGCCGGGCGGGTAAGCGAAGCGCACCCGCCTGACATCGACACCATCCCAGGCCCCGGCGCGCATCGCGCCATCTGGCTTTTTCTGTCTGGACAACATCATGTTTGGTAACTTAGGGCAGGCGAAAAAATATCTGGGTCAGGCAGCGAAAATGCTGATCGGCATTCCGGACTATGACAACTACGTTGAGCATATGAAAACCAACCATCCGGATAAACCGTACATGACCTACAACGAATTCTTCCGCGAGCGCCAGGACGTGCGCTACGGCGGAAGCGGCGAAGGCGGCATGCGCTGCTGCTGACAATTTGCGGAGGTAGAAATGCAACCCGTTGCGGTCACGCTATTAACCGGCTTTCTCGGTGCCGGAAAAACCACGCTGCTGCGTCATATCCTCGAAGCCGATCACGGCTACAAGATAGCGGTGATTGAAAACGAATTCAGCGAGACGCCCATCGACAGCGAGCTTCTCGGCGACCGCGCCACCCAGGTGAAGACGCTAAGTAACGGCTGTATCTGCTGTACGCGTTCGCAGGAGCTCGAGACGACGCTCCTCGATCTGCTGGCGCTGCTGGACAGCGGCGCGTCGACGTTTGACCGGGTGATCATCGAATGCACCGGTATGGCGGACCCCGGCCCGATTGTGCAGGCGTTTTTTTCTCATGACACTATCTGCGAGCGCTACCTGCTGGATGGCGTGATAACGCTGGTCGATGCCGTCCACGCCGGGCAGCAGATGGACCGCTACGCGCTCGCGCAGTCGCAAATCGGCTACGCCGACCGCATTCTGCTGACCAAAACCGATATCGCAGGCGAAGACGACGCCCTGCTGGCCCGCCTGCGACGCATTAACGCCCGCGCGCCAGTGCATCGCGTCGTGCATGGCGAGGTTGACCTGCGGCTAATTTTCGACACTCAGGGCTTTATGCTGGAAGAGCGTATCGTCGAGCCCGCGCCGCGTTTTCACTTCGCGGCCCCGACGCAGACCGATATCACGTCTGTCGTGGTGAACTTCGACTATCCGGTCGCGCTCGATGCGATTTCCCGCGTCATGGAAGGGCTACTGCTGCGCTTCAATGAGCGTCTCCTGCGCTATAAAGGTATGTTGTTTATTGAAAACGAGCCGCGCCGCCTGTTATTCCAGGGCGTCCAGCGTCTTTACAGCGCCGACTGGGATCGCGAATGGACAAGCGACGAAACGCCGCGCAGCACGCTGGTGTTTATCGGCGCGCACCTGCCTGAAGAGGAGATCCGCGCGGCCTTCGCCGGGCTGGCGCCGAAGGAACGTTAAGCCTGCTTTTCCCTTCGCCCCTGAGGAATGCCGTTATACGCCTGCCGCCCGGCAGGCGTTTATTCTTCGCGTAATTCGTGTCGCGCCGCCTGCGCCAGAAAGTGGCTGCGGTCCCGGTATCGTCCGGCGCTCGCTTTTACCCGATTGTCGATGCGCTGGATAAGCGTATCCGGCAGCGTGATATTAATTCGC
This window contains:
- a CDS encoding carbon starvation CstA family protein; this encodes MDKKIVMKHLPWALLGVIGAFCLAVVALRRGESVSALWIVVASVSVYLVAYRYYSFYIASRVMKLDPTRATPAVINNDGLNYVPTNRYVLFGHHFAAIAGAGPLVGPVLAAQMGYLPGTLWLLAGVVLAGAVQDFMVLFISSRRNGASLGEMIKEEMGPVPGTIALFGCFLIMIIILAVLALIVVKALAESPWGVFTVCSTVPIALFMGIYMRFLRPGRVGEVSVIGVVLLVASIWFGGVIAADPYWGPALTFKDTTITYALVGYAFVSALLPVWLILAPRDYLATFLKIGVIVGLAIGIVILNPELKMPAVTQYIDGTGPLWKGALFPFLFITIACGAVSGFHALIASGTTPKLLANETDARFIGYGAMLMESFVAVMALVAASIIEPGLYFAMNTPPAGLGITMPNLHELGTGNAPLILAQLKDVSAHAAATVSAWGFVITPEQIMQTAKDIGEPSVLNRAGGAPTLAVGIAHVFHKIMPAADMGFWYHFGILFEALFILTALDAGTRSGRFMFQDLVGNFVPFLKKTDSLVAGIVGTAGCVGLWGYLLYQGVVDPLGGVKSLWPLFGISNQMLAAVALVLATVVLVKMKRTRYVWVTVVPAVWLLICTTWALGMKLFSDNPQMEGFFYMANAYKARIAAGGAELTEQQIANMHHIVINNYTNAGLSILFLVVVYSIIFYGVRTAMKARRSTQPVAKETPYVPVPEGGVKTTSHH
- a CDS encoding YbdD/YjiX family protein yields the protein MFGNLGQAKKYLGQAAKMLIGIPDYDNYVEHMKTNHPDKPYMTYNEFFRERQDVRYGGSGEGGMRCC
- the yjiA gene encoding GTPase is translated as MQPVAVTLLTGFLGAGKTTLLRHILEADHGYKIAVIENEFSETPIDSELLGDRATQVKTLSNGCICCTRSQELETTLLDLLALLDSGASTFDRVIIECTGMADPGPIVQAFFSHDTICERYLLDGVITLVDAVHAGQQMDRYALAQSQIGYADRILLTKTDIAGEDDALLARLRRINARAPVHRVVHGEVDLRLIFDTQGFMLEERIVEPAPRFHFAAPTQTDITSVVVNFDYPVALDAISRVMEGLLLRFNERLLRYKGMLFIENEPRRLLFQGVQRLYSADWDREWTSDETPRSTLVFIGAHLPEEEIRAAFAGLAPKER